A single region of the Aurantiacibacter sp. MUD11 genome encodes:
- a CDS encoding copper chaperone PCu(A)C — protein MKSKFILAGAAILGLAACGSEPAEEPVAEAPDCPPGVSVTGGWMALAAVEGNPSAVYFSIENSAERNYMIRAADVLGYGSAALHQMGEWNLQPSMDELMQLDVPAGETIVFEPETVHVMAMAPDGTQEVGGETEVTLTFVGGDKCSFPVEIRAPGDAPE, from the coding sequence ATGAAATCGAAGTTCATTCTGGCCGGTGCGGCAATCCTTGGCCTGGCAGCATGCGGCAGCGAGCCGGCGGAAGAGCCGGTTGCCGAAGCGCCCGATTGCCCGCCCGGCGTTTCCGTGACCGGTGGCTGGATGGCGCTGGCGGCAGTCGAGGGGAACCCGTCGGCGGTCTATTTCAGCATCGAGAATTCGGCAGAGCGCAACTACATGATCCGCGCCGCGGACGTGCTGGGCTACGGCAGCGCGGCACTGCACCAGATGGGCGAATGGAACCTGCAACCGTCGATGGACGAGCTGATGCAGCTGGACGTTCCGGCGGGGGAAACCATCGTGTTCGAGCCGGAGACCGTGCACGTCATGGCCATGGCACCGGACGGCACGCAGGAAGTCGGCGGCGAGACCGAGGTCACGCTCACCTTCGTGGGCGGCGACAAGTGCAGCTTCCCGGTGGAAATCCGCGCCCCGGGTGACGCTCCCGAATGA
- the dnaK gene encoding molecular chaperone DnaK: MSKIIGIDLGTTNSCVAVMEGGKPKVIENSEGARTTPSIVAFTKDGERLIGQPAKRQAVTNPDNTLFAIKRLIGRRFDDPTTKKDMDLVPYDIVKGKNGDAWVEAGGEEYSPSQISAFILQKMKETAESYLGETVTKAVITVPAYFNDAQRQATKDAGQIAGLEVERIINEPTAAALAYGMDKEDGKTIAVYDLGGGTFDVSVLEIGDGVFEVKSTNGDTFLGGEDFDNVIVDYLAEAFQKKENMDLKSDKLALQRLKEAAEKAKIELSSSQSTEVNLPFITARMEGGSSTPLHLVETLSRSKLEQLVGDLIKRTLDPCKKALEDAGVTKDGIDEVILVGGMTRMPKVREVVEEFFGSKPHTGVNPDEVVAMGAAIQAGVLQGDVKDVLLLDVTPLSLGIETLGGVFTRMIDRNTTIPTKKTQVYSTAEDNQGAVTIRVFQGEREMAADNKLLGQFDLVGIPPAPRGVPQIEVTFDIDANGIVNVSAKDKGTGKEQQIRIQASGGLNEADIEQMVQDAEKFAEEDKKRREAAEVRNNLDSLVHATEKQLEENGDKVDAGLKGEIETAVKEAKESLEGDDIDAMKAKSEALTQVAMKMGQAIYEKEQAAGAEAAADEAASEDASKPSEEEEVVEAEFTEVDDENKS; encoded by the coding sequence ATGAGCAAGATTATCGGTATCGACCTTGGCACCACCAACAGCTGCGTCGCTGTGATGGAAGGCGGCAAGCCCAAGGTAATCGAAAATTCCGAAGGCGCGCGCACCACGCCGTCGATCGTGGCCTTCACCAAGGATGGCGAGCGCCTGATCGGCCAGCCGGCCAAGCGCCAGGCCGTCACCAACCCCGACAATACCCTTTTCGCGATCAAGCGCCTCATCGGCCGCCGCTTCGACGACCCCACCACCAAGAAGGACATGGACCTCGTCCCCTATGACATCGTCAAGGGCAAGAACGGCGATGCCTGGGTGGAAGCGGGCGGCGAAGAATACTCGCCCAGCCAGATTTCCGCCTTCATCCTGCAGAAGATGAAGGAAACCGCCGAGAGCTATCTCGGCGAAACCGTCACCAAGGCGGTCATCACCGTTCCCGCGTACTTCAATGACGCGCAGCGCCAGGCGACCAAGGACGCCGGCCAGATCGCCGGTCTCGAAGTCGAACGCATCATCAACGAACCGACTGCGGCCGCGCTCGCCTATGGCATGGACAAGGAAGACGGCAAGACCATCGCCGTCTATGACCTTGGCGGCGGCACCTTCGACGTGTCCGTCCTCGAAATCGGTGACGGCGTGTTCGAAGTGAAGTCGACCAACGGCGACACGTTCCTCGGCGGCGAAGACTTCGACAACGTGATCGTCGATTACCTCGCCGAAGCTTTCCAGAAGAAGGAAAACATGGACCTGAAGAGCGACAAGCTCGCTCTGCAGCGCCTGAAGGAAGCTGCCGAAAAGGCCAAGATCGAGCTGTCCAGCTCGCAGTCGACCGAAGTGAACCTGCCCTTCATCACCGCGCGCATGGAAGGTGGTTCCTCCACCCCGCTGCACCTGGTGGAAACGCTGTCGCGCTCCAAGCTGGAACAGCTGGTGGGCGACCTGATCAAGCGTACGCTGGATCCGTGCAAGAAAGCGCTGGAAGATGCCGGCGTCACCAAGGACGGTATCGACGAAGTGATCCTGGTCGGCGGCATGACCCGCATGCCCAAGGTGCGCGAAGTTGTGGAAGAGTTCTTCGGTTCCAAGCCGCACACCGGCGTGAACCCGGACGAAGTGGTCGCCATGGGCGCCGCCATCCAGGCCGGCGTGCTGCAGGGCGACGTGAAGGACGTGCTGCTGCTCGACGTGACCCCGCTGTCGCTGGGCATCGAGACGCTGGGTGGCGTGTTCACCCGCATGATCGACCGCAACACCACCATCCCGACCAAGAAGACGCAGGTCTATTCCACCGCCGAGGACAACCAGGGCGCGGTGACGATCCGCGTGTTCCAGGGTGAACGCGAAATGGCGGCCGACAACAAGCTGCTCGGCCAGTTCGACCTGGTCGGCATCCCGCCCGCTCCGCGCGGCGTGCCGCAGATCGAGGTCACCTTCGACATCGACGCCAACGGCATCGTCAACGTGTCCGCCAAGGACAAGGGCACCGGCAAGGAACAGCAGATCCGCATCCAGGCCTCGGGTGGTCTCAACGAGGCCGACATCGAGCAGATGGTGCAGGATGCCGAGAAGTTCGCCGAAGAGGACAAGAAGCGCCGCGAGGCTGCCGAAGTCCGCAACAATCTTGACAGCCTGGTCCACGCGACCGAAAAGCAGCTGGAAGAGAACGGCGACAAGGTCGACGCTGGCCTGAAGGGCGAGATCGAGACCGCCGTCAAGGAAGCCAAGGAATCCCTCGAAGGCGACGATATCGACGCCATGAAGGCCAAGAGCGAAGCCCTGACGCAGGTCGCCATGAAGATGGGCCAGGCCATCTATGAAAAGGAACAGGCCGCTGGTGCCGAGGCTGCTGCCGACGAAGCCGCCAGCGAAGACGCTTCCAAGCCTTCGGAAGAAGAGGAAGTGGTCGAAGCCGAGTTCACCGAAGTGGACGACGAGAACAAGTCCTGA
- a CDS encoding vgr related protein: MSEPAAASCPIGGERPLTAGEVTLARSIFGDAVDYSKVRIRRRKWAFFQPKRVTMAPRGHIHFHPLGSAYCDDFAFEPTQRQALFIHEMTHVWQTQTRGDWYLIFNRMPWAKYDYTLKPGWPLEKYGIEQQARIVEHAFMLRNGFKLAGVGDPSAYDVLVNFPGATR; this comes from the coding sequence ATGAGCGAACCGGCGGCGGCCTCTTGCCCCATCGGCGGCGAACGGCCGCTGACGGCTGGCGAGGTCACCCTGGCACGCAGCATTTTCGGTGACGCGGTGGACTATTCCAAGGTCCGCATCAGGCGGCGGAAGTGGGCCTTCTTCCAGCCCAAGCGCGTCACCATGGCGCCGCGCGGGCACATCCACTTTCACCCGCTCGGCAGCGCCTATTGTGACGACTTCGCCTTCGAGCCGACCCAGCGACAGGCGCTCTTCATCCACGAGATGACGCATGTCTGGCAGACCCAGACACGAGGCGACTGGTACCTGATCTTCAACCGCATGCCCTGGGCGAAATACGACTACACGCTCAAGCCCGGTTGGCCGCTGGAGAAGTACGGCATCGAGCAGCAGGCGCGCATCGTCGAACATGCCTTCATGCTGCGCAACGGTTTCAAACTGGCAGGCGTTGGCGATCCGTCGGCCTATGATGTGCTGGTGAACTTTCCGGGGGCAACCC
- the dnaJ gene encoding molecular chaperone DnaJ: MSATEIDFYELLGVSRDADGATIKSAYRKMAMKYHPDRNPGDADAEAQFKACGAAYEVLKDPQKRAAYDRYGHAAFQNGGPGGGGMGGADFGDLGDIFETIFGSAFGGGGGGGRARPRRGADLRYDLRVSLEEAFHGKTDEITVEIAAQCDTCEGSGAEPGTGRRRCELCGGHGKVRAQQGLFVIERPCPTCSGRGEVLEQPCSGCRGEGRVDKEQTLQVEVPPGVDNGTRIRLSGKGEAGPQGAPPGDLYIFVHVQPHSVFEREGTALFTRVPVSFTVAALGDTIEIPGLDGEMHAIDIPAGIQSGKQLRKRGAGMPVLQGRGRGDLVVEVMVETPTKLTSRQKELLREFRETETGEECPESRGFFNKLKDAFGG; encoded by the coding sequence ATGTCCGCGACTGAGATCGATTTTTACGAACTGCTCGGCGTGTCCCGTGATGCGGATGGCGCGACGATCAAGTCCGCCTATCGCAAGATGGCGATGAAGTATCACCCGGACCGCAATCCGGGCGATGCCGACGCGGAAGCCCAGTTCAAAGCCTGCGGCGCCGCTTACGAGGTGCTGAAGGACCCGCAGAAACGCGCCGCCTACGACCGCTATGGTCATGCCGCCTTCCAAAACGGCGGCCCCGGCGGTGGCGGCATGGGTGGTGCCGATTTCGGCGACCTTGGCGATATTTTCGAAACGATTTTCGGCAGTGCCTTCGGCGGTGGCGGCGGTGGCGGCCGTGCACGCCCGCGGCGCGGTGCTGACCTGCGCTATGACCTGCGCGTCTCGCTGGAAGAAGCCTTCCACGGCAAGACCGATGAAATCACCGTGGAGATCGCCGCGCAGTGCGACACCTGCGAAGGTTCCGGCGCCGAGCCGGGCACCGGTCGTCGTCGCTGCGAACTGTGCGGCGGCCACGGCAAGGTCCGTGCGCAACAGGGCCTGTTCGTAATCGAACGTCCGTGCCCGACCTGCAGCGGTCGTGGCGAAGTGCTGGAGCAGCCCTGCTCCGGCTGCCGCGGCGAGGGCCGGGTGGACAAGGAACAGACGCTCCAGGTGGAGGTGCCGCCGGGCGTCGACAACGGCACCCGCATCCGCCTCTCGGGCAAGGGCGAGGCCGGGCCGCAGGGCGCGCCTCCGGGCGATCTCTACATCTTCGTGCACGTGCAGCCTCACTCGGTCTTCGAACGCGAAGGCACGGCGCTGTTCACGCGCGTACCGGTCAGCTTCACGGTTGCAGCGCTGGGCGACACGATCGAGATTCCCGGTCTCGACGGCGAAATGCACGCCATCGACATTCCCGCCGGCATCCAGTCGGGCAAGCAGCTGCGCAAGCGCGGTGCGGGCATGCCCGTGTTGCAGGGCCGTGGACGCGGTGACCTGGTGGTCGAAGTCATGGTCGAAACGCCGACCAAGCTCACCTCGCGCCAGAAGGAACTGCTGCGCGAATTCCGCGAGACCGAGACGGGCGAGGAATGCCCCGAAAGCCGCGGCTTCTTCAACAAGCTGAAGGATGCGTTCGGGGGTTAG